The following proteins are co-located in the Escherichia fergusonii ATCC 35469 genome:
- the rraB gene encoding ribonuclease E inhibitor RraB, with amino-acid sequence MANPELLEEQREETRLIIEELLEDGSDPDALYTIEHHLSADDLETLEKAAVEAFKLGYEVTDPEELEVEDGDVVICCDILSECALNADLIDAQVEQLMTLAEKFDVEYDGWGTYFEDPNGEDGDDEEYIDDDDDGVRH; translated from the coding sequence ATGGCAAACCCGGAACTACTGGAAGAGCAGCGTGAAGAGACGCGTCTGATTATTGAAGAATTACTGGAAGATGGCAGCGATCCAGATGCGCTGTACACCATTGAGCACCATCTTTCCGCAGACGACCTTGAAACGCTGGAGAAAGCAGCGGTAGAGGCGTTTAAACTCGGATATGAAGTCACCGATCCGGAAGAACTGGAAGTAGAAGATGGTGATGTGGTGATTTGCTGCGACATCCTCAGCGAATGCGCCCTGAATGCCGACCTGATTGATGCTCAGGTGGAACAACTGATGACGCTGGCGGAGAAATTTGACGTCGAGTACGACGGTTGGGGCACTTACTTTGAAGATCCAAATGGTGAAGATGGCGACGATGAAGAGTACATCGACGATGACGATGACGGTGTTCGCCACTAA
- the valS gene encoding valine--tRNA ligase produces MEKTYNPQDIEQPLYEHWEKQGYFKPNGDESQESFCIMIPPPNVTGSLHMGHAFQQTIMDTMIRYQRMQGKNTLWQVGTDHAGIATQMVVERKIAAEEGKTRHDYGREAFIDKIWEWKAESGGTITRQMRRLGNSVDWERERFTMDEGLSNAVKEVFVRLYKEDLIYRGKRLVNWDPKLRTAISDLEVENRESKGSMWHIRYPLADGAKTADGKDYLVVATTRPETLLGDTGVAVNPEDPRYKDLIGKYVILPLVNRRIPIVGDEHADMEKGTGCVKITPAHDFNDYEVGKRHALPMINILTFDGDIRESAQVFDTKGNESDVYSSDIPAEFQKLERFAARKAVVAAVDALGLLEEIKPHDLTVPYGDRGGVVIEPMLTDQWYVRADVLAKPAVEAVENGDIQFVPKQYENMYFSWMRDIQDWCISRQLWWGHRIPAWYDDAGNVYVGRNEDEVRKENNLGADVALRQDEDVLDTWFSSALWTFSTLGWPENTDALRQFHPTSVMVSGFDIIFFWIARMIMMTMHFIKDENGKPQVPFHTVYMTGLIRDDEGQKMSKSKGNVIDPLDMVDGISLPELLEKRTGNMMQPQLADKIRKRTEKQFPNGIEPHGTDALRFTLAALASTGRDINWDMKRLEGYRNFCNKLWNASRFVLMNTEGQDCGFNGGEMTLSLADRWILAEFNQTIKAYREALDSFRFDIAAGILYEFTWNQFCDWYLELTKPVMNGGTEAELRGTRHTLVTVLEGLLRLAHPIIPFITETIWQRVKVLCGITADTIMLQPFPQYDASQVDEAALADTEWLKQAIVAVRNIRAEMNIAPGKPLELLLRGCSADAERRVNENRGFLQTLARLESITVLPADDKGPVSVTKIVDGAELLIPMAGLINKEDELARLAKEVAKIEGEISRIENKLANEGFVARAPEAVIAKEREKLEGYAEAKAKLIEQQAVIAAL; encoded by the coding sequence ATGATCCGCTATCAGCGCATGCAGGGCAAAAACACCCTGTGGCAGGTCGGTACTGACCACGCCGGGATCGCTACCCAGATGGTCGTTGAGCGCAAGATTGCCGCAGAAGAAGGTAAAACCCGTCACGACTACGGCCGCGAAGCTTTCATCGACAAAATCTGGGAATGGAAAGCGGAATCCGGCGGCACCATTACCCGTCAGATGCGTCGTCTCGGCAACTCCGTGGACTGGGAGCGTGAACGCTTCACGATGGACGAAGGCCTGTCCAATGCAGTGAAAGAAGTTTTCGTTCGTCTGTATAAAGAAGACCTGATTTACCGTGGTAAACGCCTGGTAAACTGGGACCCGAAACTGCGTACCGCAATCTCTGACCTGGAAGTGGAAAACCGCGAATCGAAAGGTTCGATGTGGCACATCCGCTATCCGCTGGCTGATGGCGCGAAAACCGCAGACGGTAAAGATTATCTGGTGGTTGCGACTACCCGTCCGGAAACCCTGCTGGGCGATACCGGCGTGGCCGTTAACCCGGAAGATCCGCGTTACAAAGATCTGATTGGCAAATATGTCATTCTGCCGCTGGTTAACCGTCGTATTCCAATCGTTGGCGACGAACACGCCGACATGGAAAAAGGCACCGGCTGCGTGAAGATCACCCCGGCGCACGACTTTAACGACTATGAAGTCGGTAAACGTCACGCCCTGCCGATGATCAACATCCTGACCTTTGACGGTGATATCCGTGAAAGCGCCCAGGTGTTCGATACCAAAGGTAACGAATCTGACGTTTATTCCAGCGATATCCCGGCAGAATTCCAGAAACTCGAGCGTTTTGCGGCACGTAAAGCCGTCGTTGCTGCGGTTGACGCACTCGGCCTGCTGGAAGAAATTAAACCGCACGATCTGACCGTTCCTTACGGCGACCGTGGCGGCGTGGTTATCGAACCGATGCTGACCGACCAGTGGTACGTGCGTGCCGATGTACTGGCGAAACCGGCAGTTGAAGCGGTTGAGAATGGCGACATTCAGTTCGTACCGAAGCAGTACGAAAACATGTACTTCTCCTGGATGCGCGATATTCAGGACTGGTGTATCTCTCGTCAGCTGTGGTGGGGTCACCGCATTCCGGCATGGTACGACGACGCGGGTAACGTTTATGTTGGCCGTAACGAAGACGAAGTGCGCAAGGAAAATAACCTCGGCGCCGACGTTGCTCTGCGTCAGGACGAAGACGTTCTCGACACCTGGTTTTCCTCCGCACTGTGGACCTTCTCTACCCTTGGCTGGCCGGAAAACACCGACGCCCTGCGTCAGTTCCACCCAACCAGCGTAATGGTGTCTGGTTTCGACATCATCTTCTTCTGGATTGCCCGCATGATCATGATGACCATGCACTTCATCAAAGATGAAAATGGCAAACCGCAGGTGCCGTTCCACACCGTTTACATGACCGGCCTGATTCGTGATGACGAAGGCCAGAAGATGTCTAAATCCAAGGGTAACGTTATCGACCCGCTGGATATGGTTGACGGAATTTCGCTGCCAGAACTGCTGGAAAAACGTACCGGCAATATGATGCAACCGCAGCTGGCGGACAAAATCCGTAAGCGTACCGAGAAGCAGTTCCCGAACGGTATTGAGCCGCACGGCACCGATGCGCTGCGCTTCACCCTGGCGGCGCTGGCTTCTACCGGTCGTGACATCAACTGGGATATGAAGCGTCTGGAAGGTTACCGTAACTTCTGTAACAAGCTGTGGAACGCCAGCCGCTTTGTGCTGATGAACACAGAAGGTCAGGATTGCGGCTTCAACGGCGGTGAAATGACGCTGTCGCTGGCGGACCGCTGGATTCTGGCGGAGTTCAACCAGACTATCAAAGCGTACCGCGAAGCGCTGGACAGCTTCCGCTTCGATATCGCCGCCGGCATTCTGTATGAATTCACCTGGAACCAGTTCTGTGACTGGTATCTGGAGCTGACCAAGCCGGTAATGAACGGTGGAACAGAAGCCGAACTGCGCGGTACTCGCCATACGCTGGTGACTGTACTGGAAGGTCTGCTGCGCCTCGCGCATCCGATCATTCCGTTCATCACCGAAACCATCTGGCAGCGTGTGAAAGTACTTTGCGGAATCACTGCCGACACCATCATGCTGCAGCCGTTCCCGCAGTACGATGCGTCTCAGGTCGATGAAGCCGCACTGGCCGACACCGAGTGGCTGAAGCAGGCGATCGTTGCGGTACGTAACATCCGTGCAGAAATGAACATCGCACCGGGTAAACCGCTGGAGCTGCTGCTGCGTGGTTGCAGCGCGGATGCAGAACGTCGCGTAAATGAAAACCGTGGCTTCCTGCAAACGCTGGCGCGTCTGGAAAGCATCACCGTGCTGCCTGCCGATGACAAAGGTCCGGTTTCTGTTACTAAGATCGTCGATGGTGCAGAACTGCTGATCCCGATGGCAGGCCTCATTAACAAAGAAGATGAGCTGGCGCGTCTGGCAAAAGAAGTGGCGAAGATCGAAGGCGAAATTAGCCGTATCGAGAACAAACTGGCGAATGAAGGCTTTGTCGCCCGTGCACCGGAAGCGGTCATCGCGAAAGAGCGTGAGAAGCTTGAAGGTTATGCGGAAGCGAAAGCGAAACTGATTGAACAGCAGGCTGTGATCGCTGCGCTGTAA
- the argF gene encoding ornithine carbamoyltransferase — MSSFYQKHFLKLLDFTSSELTTLLQLAATLKSAKKNGTEEAKLTGKNIALIFEKDSTRTRCSFEVAAYDQGARVTYLGSSGSQIGHKESIKDTARVLGRMYDGIQYRGYGQEIVETLAEYAGVPVWNGLTDEFHPTQLLADLLTMQEHLPGKAFNEMTLVYAGDARNNMGNSMLEAAALTGLDLRLVAPKACWPEASLVAECSALAQKHGGKITLTEDIASGVKGADFIYTDVWVSMGEPKEKWAERIALLRDYQVNSKMMALTGNSQVKFLHCLPAFHDDQTTLGKKMAAEFGLYGGMEVTDEVFESPASIVFDQAENRMHTIKAIMVATLAK, encoded by the coding sequence ATGTCCAGTTTTTATCAGAAGCATTTTTTGAAGTTACTCGATTTTACCTCTTCAGAACTCACTACCCTGCTGCAACTTGCCGCAACACTAAAATCCGCGAAGAAAAACGGCACTGAAGAAGCCAAATTAACGGGTAAAAATATCGCGCTCATCTTCGAAAAAGACTCGACTCGTACACGATGCTCTTTCGAAGTTGCCGCATATGATCAAGGGGCACGTGTCACTTATCTCGGTTCAAGCGGTAGCCAGATCGGTCATAAAGAATCGATTAAAGATACGGCTCGTGTTCTTGGTCGGATGTACGACGGGATTCAGTATCGCGGCTACGGTCAGGAAATTGTCGAAACACTGGCTGAATATGCGGGAGTACCTGTGTGGAATGGCCTGACGGATGAGTTTCACCCGACACAGCTGCTGGCAGATCTCCTCACGATGCAGGAACATCTGCCAGGTAAAGCGTTCAATGAAATGACGCTGGTATACGCCGGAGATGCTCGTAACAACATGGGGAACTCAATGCTGGAAGCTGCGGCGTTGACCGGGCTGGATCTGCGTTTAGTCGCGCCAAAAGCCTGCTGGCCGGAAGCATCGCTGGTCGCCGAATGCAGTGCTTTGGCACAAAAACACGGGGGTAAAATCACCTTGACGGAAGATATCGCCTCTGGGGTTAAAGGCGCAGACTTTATCTATACCGATGTCTGGGTATCTATGGGTGAGCCCAAAGAGAAATGGGCGGAGCGTATTGCCCTGCTGCGTGACTACCAGGTGAATAGCAAAATGATGGCCCTGACCGGTAATTCGCAGGTTAAGTTCCTCCACTGTCTGCCTGCATTTCATGATGATCAAACCACGCTGGGTAAAAAAATGGCCGCAGAATTTGGTCTGTATGGTGGAATGGAAGTCACCGATGAAGTCTTTGAATCTCCGGCAAGTATTGTCTTTGACCAGGCAGAAAACCGGATGCACACCATAAAAGCTATTATGGTCGCTACTTTAGCAAAATGA
- a CDS encoding GNAT family N-acetyltransferase, with amino-acid sequence MSSKVVQSINLRRISAEDNAAIAHVIRQVSAEYGLTADKGYTVADPNLDELYQVYSQPGHAYWVVDYNGEVVGGGGIAPLTGSEADICELQKMYFLPAIRGKGLAKKLALMAMDHAREMGFKRCYLETTAFLTEAIALYEHLGFQHIDYALGCTGHVDCEVRMLRDL; translated from the coding sequence ATGAGTTCAAAAGTTGTGCAATCCATTAACCTGCGACGGATATCCGCTGAGGATAACGCAGCCATCGCCCACGTTATCCGACAGGTATCTGCAGAATATGGTCTGACAGCGGACAAAGGCTATACCGTGGCAGATCCTAATCTCGATGAGCTATATCAGGTTTACAGCCAGCCAGGCCATGCTTACTGGGTGGTGGATTACAATGGCGAAGTAGTCGGCGGTGGCGGGATTGCGCCATTGACAGGTAGTGAAGCGGACATTTGCGAATTACAAAAGATGTATTTTCTACCTGCTATTCGCGGCAAAGGTCTGGCAAAAAAACTTGCTTTAATGGCGATGGATCACGCGCGGGAGATGGGCTTCAAACGCTGTTACCTGGAGACAACGGCTTTTCTGACAGAAGCAATTGCTCTGTATGAGCATTTAGGCTTTCAACATATCGACTACGCACTTGGCTGCACGGGGCATGTCGACTGTGAAGTACGGATGCTACGTGATCTCTAA
- a CDS encoding YjgN family protein: MSDVIHHKDKLRHPFTFHGEGASYFIICLVNLFLSVITLGIYAPWAMVRCRRYIYENTELHGVRFNYHATGGALIISWILMTLLYLLVAFIASVSSEIVSVVIFIMLLMVIPFFIVKSLQYQAIMTSLNNVRFAFRGSMGEGWRVIAGLPIVLIIAQFIVLMIFAFLPANSLEGLIFKLGTIIVLSMLMGAVMNGVLYSRWMQFIGNNASFGIHRFNSEANRMFCVKAFLIAICIMIPFAAVMFYIMSSSMFGLIFSRSLSSGISSDAVMGILTGYFVYLLGALVAAAYIWMSMRNHFMNTLSLADGKIRFQSTISFHAMVLQFMAVFFVSLITLGLAYPWMKMRYLRFMANNSFVIGDLDEITLADHDDQVDTGAFAVIARGALPVTPFI; the protein is encoded by the coding sequence ATGAGTGATGTTATTCATCACAAGGATAAATTACGCCATCCATTTACCTTTCATGGCGAGGGCGCTAGTTATTTTATTATTTGCCTGGTGAATTTATTCTTGTCAGTTATTACGTTGGGGATTTACGCACCATGGGCAATGGTTCGTTGTCGCCGTTATATTTATGAAAATACAGAGTTGCATGGGGTCAGGTTTAATTATCACGCAACGGGTGGTGCGTTAATTATTAGCTGGATATTAATGACATTGTTATATTTATTGGTGGCATTTATCGCGAGTGTTTCTTCTGAAATTGTCTCAGTGGTAATATTCATCATGTTATTAATGGTAATCCCATTTTTTATTGTAAAAAGTCTGCAATATCAAGCCATAATGACGTCACTGAATAATGTTCGATTTGCATTCCGTGGTTCCATGGGTGAGGGGTGGCGAGTAATTGCTGGATTGCCAATAGTGTTAATCATTGCACAATTTATAGTGTTGATGATTTTCGCATTTTTACCAGCAAATTCACTTGAGGGATTGATTTTCAAATTAGGTACAATAATTGTCCTTTCAATGTTAATGGGGGCGGTTATGAATGGCGTCCTGTACTCCCGTTGGATGCAGTTTATCGGAAATAATGCCAGCTTTGGTATTCATCGTTTCAATAGCGAAGCGAACAGAATGTTTTGTGTGAAGGCATTTTTGATCGCGATATGCATCATGATTCCATTCGCTGCGGTGATGTTTTATATCATGTCCTCCTCAATGTTTGGTCTTATCTTTAGCCGTTCTTTATCGAGCGGAATCTCGTCTGATGCTGTGATGGGTATTCTGACAGGGTATTTTGTTTATCTGCTGGGGGCTTTGGTTGCTGCAGCTTATATCTGGATGTCCATGCGTAACCATTTCATGAATACACTTAGCCTGGCTGATGGGAAAATTCGCTTCCAGTCGACAATCAGTTTTCATGCCATGGTGTTGCAGTTCATGGCAGTATTTTTCGTATCGTTGATAACCCTGGGGCTGGCTTATCCATGGATGAAAATGCGTTATCTGCGCTTTATGGCGAATAACTCGTTCGTGATTGGCGATCTTGATGAGATTACCCTGGCTGATCATGATGATCAGGTTGATACCGGTGCTTTTGCTGTTATCGCACGCGGTGCTTTACCTGTCACACCATTTATCTAA
- the arcA gene encoding arginine deiminase → MEKHYVGSEIGQLRSVMLHRPNLSLKRLTPSNCQELLFDDVLSVERAGEEHDIFANTLRQQGIEVLLLTDLLTQTLDITEAKNWLLETQISDYRLGPTFATDVRAWLAEMSHRDLARHLSGGLTYGEIPASIKNMVVDTHDINDFIMKPLPNHLFTRDTSCWIYNGVSINPMAKPARQRETNNLRAIYRWHPQFAGGEFIKYFGDENINYDHATLEGGDVLVIGRGAVLIGMSERTTPQGIEFLAQALFKHRQAERVIAVELPKHRSCMHLDTVMTHIDIDTFSVYPEVVRPDVNCWTLTPDGHGGLKRTQESTLLHAIEKALGIDQVRLITTGGDAFEAEREQWNDANNVLTLRPGVVVGYERNIWTNEKYDKAGITVLPIPGDELGRGRGGARCMSCPLHRDGI, encoded by the coding sequence ATGGAAAAGCATTATGTTGGTTCTGAAATTGGACAACTACGCAGCGTTATGTTGCATCGCCCAAATCTCAGTCTGAAACGTCTAACACCATCCAATTGCCAGGAGTTGTTATTTGACGATGTATTGTCCGTTGAGCGGGCAGGTGAAGAGCATGATATTTTCGCCAACACGCTGCGCCAGCAAGGGATAGAAGTTCTTTTACTCACTGATTTACTAACACAAACATTAGATATCACGGAAGCCAAAAACTGGTTACTGGAAACGCAAATCTCAGATTACCGACTCGGCCCTACGTTTGCTACTGACGTTCGCGCCTGGCTTGCAGAGATGTCACACCGGGACCTTGCTCGTCATTTAAGTGGTGGGCTGACTTATGGTGAAATTCCCGCCTCAATTAAAAATATGGTGGTTGATACCCACGATATTAATGATTTCATTATGAAGCCGTTACCGAATCATTTATTTACGCGTGATACCTCATGTTGGATTTATAACGGTGTATCTATTAATCCAATGGCAAAACCTGCTCGCCAACGTGAAACCAATAATCTACGCGCTATTTATCGCTGGCATCCACAATTTGCTGGCGGCGAATTTATTAAATATTTCGGCGACGAGAATATTAATTATGACCACGCCACGTTAGAAGGTGGTGATGTGCTGGTGATTGGTCGGGGGGCCGTGTTGATCGGCATGTCTGAACGCACCACGCCACAAGGAATCGAGTTTCTTGCTCAGGCATTGTTTAAACATCGTCAGGCTGAAAGGGTGATCGCTGTTGAACTGCCTAAACACCGCTCCTGTATGCATCTTGACACCGTTATGACTCATATCGATATCGACACCTTCTCGGTTTATCCCGAAGTTGTGCGCCCGGATGTTAATTGCTGGACGCTAACGCCTGACGGTCACGGCGGCCTGAAACGTACTCAAGAAAGCACACTCCTCCATGCTATCGAAAAAGCCCTCGGTATTGACCAGGTACGTTTAATCACCACGGGTGGTGATGCCTTTGAGGCAGAACGCGAACAGTGGAATGACGCTAACAATGTGCTCACGCTTCGGCCGGGAGTGGTAGTGGGCTACGAGCGCAACATCTGGACTAACGAAAAATATGACAAAGCAGGCATCACGGTTTTACCCATCCCCGGTGATGAATTAGGCCGCGGACGTGGCGGCGCACGTTGCATGAGCTGCCCTTTGCATCGTGACGGTATCTAA
- the arcC gene encoding carbamate kinase has protein sequence MENKPTLVIALGGNALLKRGEPLEAEIQRKNIDLAVKTIAQLTQHWRVVLVHGNGPQVGLLALQNSAYAHVAPYPLDILGAESQGMIGYMLQQALKNQLPQREISVLLTQVEVDANDPAFSNPTKYIGPIYDHAQSQVLQAEKGWIFKADGHSFRRVVPSPQPKRIVEQDAIQTLIAHDHLVICNGGGGVPVVEKADGYHGIEAVIDKDLSAALLASQIHADALLILTDAEAVYLDWGKPTQRPLAQVTPELLNEMQFDAGSMGPKVTACAKFVSQCRGIAGIGSLADGPEILAGDKGTLIRLDTTHNHA, from the coding sequence ATGGAAAACAAACCAACACTGGTTATCGCTCTCGGCGGTAATGCCCTGCTTAAACGAGGCGAACCACTCGAAGCAGAAATCCAACGTAAAAATATCGATCTAGCGGTTAAAACTATCGCCCAACTGACTCAACACTGGCGGGTTGTACTGGTTCACGGGAATGGCCCACAAGTTGGACTTCTGGCACTTCAAAACAGCGCCTATGCCCATGTCGCTCCCTATCCACTCGACATTCTGGGGGCCGAAAGCCAGGGGATGATCGGCTACATGCTACAACAGGCGCTGAAAAATCAACTACCACAACGTGAGATCAGCGTGTTGCTGACACAGGTTGAAGTGGATGCCAACGATCCTGCCTTCAGTAACCCAACTAAGTACATCGGCCCAATTTATGACCATGCTCAATCTCAGGTACTACAGGCAGAAAAAGGCTGGATTTTCAAAGCAGATGGCCACTCTTTCCGCCGGGTCGTACCTTCTCCACAGCCTAAACGCATCGTCGAGCAGGATGCCATCCAGACACTGATCGCCCACGATCATCTGGTGATCTGTAATGGTGGCGGTGGTGTTCCAGTGGTTGAAAAAGCCGATGGATACCATGGGATTGAAGCGGTGATCGACAAAGACCTTTCAGCCGCGCTACTGGCAAGTCAGATCCATGCTGACGCCTTGTTGATCCTCACTGATGCGGAAGCAGTATATCTCGACTGGGGCAAGCCAACCCAACGCCCGCTGGCCCAGGTCACGCCGGAATTACTCAACGAAATGCAATTTGATGCCGGGTCTATGGGGCCCAAAGTCACCGCCTGCGCAAAGTTTGTTAGTCAGTGCCGGGGCATTGCGGGGATCGGCTCTCTTGCAGATGGTCCGGAAATTCTCGCCGGAGACAAAGGCACTCTTATTCGCCTTGATACCACCCATAACCACGCTTGA
- the argF gene encoding ornithine carbamoyltransferase: MATSLKNRNFLKLLDYTPAEIQYLIDLAINLKAAKKSGNEKQTLVGKNIALIFEKSSTRTRCAFEVAAFDQGAQVTYIGPSGSQIGHKESMKDTARVLGRMYDGIEYRGYGQNIVEELGEFAGVPVWNGLTNEFHPTQILADLMTMLEHAPGKTLPELSFAYLGDARNNMGNSLMVGAAKMGMDIRLVAQKSFWPDEALVTQCREIASVTGARITLTEDVEEGVYDVDFLYTDVWVSMGEPKEAWAERVSLMTPYQINQQVITATRNPEVKFMHCLPAFHNEHTTVGREIEMAYGLKGLEVTEEVFESAHSIVFDEAENRMHTIKAVMVATLGD; this comes from the coding sequence ATGGCTACTTCACTGAAAAACCGTAATTTTCTTAAGCTGCTTGATTACACCCCTGCAGAGATTCAATACCTGATTGATTTGGCTATCAATCTTAAAGCCGCCAAGAAATCTGGAAACGAAAAACAAACGCTGGTCGGTAAAAACATTGCGTTGATTTTTGAAAAATCCTCTACCCGTACCCGCTGTGCCTTTGAAGTCGCGGCCTTTGATCAAGGTGCGCAGGTGACTTACATCGGCCCCAGCGGCTCACAAATCGGCCATAAAGAATCAATGAAAGATACCGCTCGCGTACTCGGACGCATGTATGACGGTATTGAGTATCGCGGTTATGGTCAGAATATCGTTGAAGAATTAGGTGAGTTCGCTGGTGTTCCGGTATGGAACGGACTGACCAATGAATTTCACCCGACACAGATCCTCGCAGATTTAATGACCATGCTGGAGCATGCGCCAGGCAAAACGCTGCCAGAGCTGAGCTTTGCCTATCTTGGTGATGCCCGAAATAACATGGGGAACTCGCTGATGGTTGGTGCTGCAAAAATGGGGATGGATATCCGTCTGGTGGCACAAAAATCTTTCTGGCCAGATGAAGCGCTGGTAACACAATGCCGTGAGATCGCCAGCGTGACTGGGGCGAGAATCACCCTGACAGAGGATGTGGAAGAAGGCGTATACGACGTTGATTTTCTCTATACGGATGTTTGGGTTTCTATGGGAGAGCCAAAAGAAGCCTGGGCAGAACGAGTGAGTCTGATGACACCTTATCAGATCAATCAACAGGTGATTACTGCCACGCGTAACCCTGAAGTTAAATTTATGCACTGCCTGCCCGCCTTCCATAATGAGCACACCACAGTAGGGCGCGAGATCGAGATGGCCTACGGCCTCAAAGGACTGGAAGTTACTGAAGAGGTTTTTGAATCTGCCCACTCCATTGTTTTCGATGAAGCAGAAAACCGGATGCACACCATTAAAGCGGTGATGGTAGCAACTCTCGGCGACTAA
- a CDS encoding YhcH/YjgK/YiaL family protein has product MIVGNIHHLQSWLPEELREAIEYIKSHVSDETAKGKHAIDGDRLFYLISEDTTEPGELRRAEYHARYLDIQIVLKGQEGMTFSTQPAGAPETDWLADKDIAFIAQGIDEKTVILNEGDFVVFYPGEVHKPLCAVGAPAQVRKAVVKLLKA; this is encoded by the coding sequence ATGATTGTTGGCAACATCCATCACTTACAATCCTGGCTGCCGGAAGAACTTCGCGAAGCAATTGAGTACATCAAATCACATGTCAGCGATGAGACAGCAAAAGGTAAGCACGCTATTGACGGCGACCGTCTGTTTTATCTGATTTCTGAGGATACGACTGAACCAGGTGAACTGCGTCGTGCTGAGTATCATGCTCGTTATCTCGATATCCAGATTGTGTTGAAAGGTCAGGAAGGGATGACATTTAGCACGCAACCAGCAGGCGCACCAGAGACTGACTGGCTGGCAGATAAAGATATTGCTTTTATCGCGCAGGGAATCGATGAAAAAACAGTGATTCTTAATGAAGGGGATTTTGTCGTTTTCTATCCTGGCGAAGTTCACAAACCGCTTTGTGCGGTGGGAGCTCCCGCTCAGGTACGGAAAGCAGTAGTTAAGCTATTAAAAGCGTAA